The Terriglobia bacterium nucleotide sequence GCCTTCTCGAGGCGGGCCCCCCCCTGGCCGTAGCGCAGCGCGAGGTAGATGGCCCCGCCCACCGCATACACCGCCACGAGGATGCCGAGCACGTTCACGGCCGGGGGAAGGCGGAGGCTCAGTCCGAGACCGACCCGCACCGACACCACCGAGATGAGCGTCAGCATGCCGACCGCGACGAGGGAGATGCCGCACAGGAAGCGGGTGACGGCGGCGCGGAACCGCAGCTGTGCCGCGAGGGAGGTCTCCTCGGCGGACCGCCTCAGGACCCGCTTGGCGTGGGCGGTGAGCCAGCTCATGCCCCCGAGGAACGTCCCGATCACGAGCACGAGGACCGGGAGGAGCATCACCGAGGAGACCGACTTCGGCCGGAACGCGTCCGGCTCGCCGGAGGCGCCGAAGTGCGTCGGGACCGTGCCGGGAAGCTCCGAGTAGTGCGCCCAGGTGTACGCGACGGCGAAGGCTCCGCAGGCCACGGAGACCGCCAGGGTCAGCGCGGGCAGGAGAGCGCTCGTGGCCGGGGTGGCGCTGAGGGGCGCGACCGCCGGGGGCGGCGGTCCGGGCGGCGCGAGGGCCCGGGCCCGGAAGTAGGCGCGGAGGTAGAGCCCGAGGAAGACGACGATCTGGAGGTGAACCGGCACGACCGCGGCGTACGGATCGGGAGTCGCGAACGAGAGGATCCCGCCCAGGAGGACGCACACGGCGAGCAGGGCGACGATGCCGCGGTTCCACCCTCGGGTGATCGCCTCCGCCTCCTCGCTCTCGGACCTCGCTTCACCCACGTACACCCCGAACAGGAGACCCTTCCGGACGATCCGGGGGTACAGGAGCGCAAAGCCGCCGACCAGCAGGTTCTCGATCAGCATGGTCGCCAGGAAGACCCATGGCTTCATCGGTTGTCCCCTCCTTCGGCGTCCCGCGCCCGGGTCAACGCGGCGATCTCTCGCTCGGCGAGCCGCCGGATCTCGTCGGGCGAGAACCCCGCTTGTCGCATCCTCGACAGCATCTCCGCGAGCTCCGCGCGCAGCCGGTCCCGTGCCGGAGCTTCGGCCCGCGTCGCGGGCGGCGCGACCTCCGCGCCGGAGCGGCTCCGGATCCTGATGAATCCTTCCTCTTCGAGGAGGCGATAGGCTCTCGCCACCGTGTTGAGGTTCACGCCGAGATCCGATGCCAGCGTGCGAACCGGCGGCAGGGGAGTCCCCGGCGCCAGCTCTCGGGTCGCGACGCGCGCACGGATCTGCCGGGCGATCTGCTCGTAGACCGGAGCGTCCGAGGTCCACTCGATCGTGATCGTTGCCTCTCGCATCTCGCCTCTTGTATACTACATGGTATACAGAATGTCAAGCCCCGCAGCGAGAGCGTTTGGGAGCCGTCGACCCGCATGCCAAAAGGCGGCGCTGAAAGAATTCGGGGTTTCGATTTCAAAACTGGGTTGCGCAACGGCAACCCTGTTGGGTGTTGTCGGTTGCCGCAAACGCCCATTCGACGTGTATTCATGTCACCGTGATGGTCCGGTCGACGACGGCGCGTAGGGGGAGGGCGGCGGTGGCGCCCCACATAAGGGACGGCGCCACGAGAGAGCCGACGGAGCGCTGACGGTCCCGGAGCCGGACATCGAGCATGGGGGCGCGGTGGAACGACAAGATCAGGACCTCGGAAACAGGAAGTTCGGGGATTACCTCCGCAGGGTCCGGGAAAGTCGTCGTTTGTCGCTCGACGCCGTCGAGGAAATGTCGGCGGGTTTCCCGGAGCGCGTCACGAAGTCGCACCTCTCGCGGATCGAGAACGGCCTCGCGTACCCGACGTTCACGCGCCTGTTCGCGCTGAGCCGGATCTACGGGGTGCCGATCGCCTCGATCGCGGAGCGGTTCGACCTGGCGCTGCAGAACGAGCTGGTGCCACCCGAGGGGGTCGCCAGAACGGGGCCGGAGACGGTCGACGACGGGAAGAAGCTGATCCTCTCGGGCCGATATGCCGAGGCCCTGGCGCTGTTCTCGCGCGCGCTCGATCTGCGCCGCGACGACGCCGGGGGGGATCCCAGGCCCGCGGAGACCCTGGACCTTCGACTCTTCTACGTGGACTGCCTCGTGCACCTCGGCCGGTTCGAGTTCGCCAAGTCGGAGGCGGAGGAGATCCTGAGCCATCCGTCCCTGTCGGACGCCCAACGGCTGATGGCGCTCCAGCTCTTCGTCATCTGCTGCTACCGGCTCGGGCGTTACACGGTTGCGATGATGGCGCTCGAGGAGGCGGAGAAGCGGAAGGGAAGCTCCGAAGTCCCGCCCAAGATCTGGGCCGACATGGGGTCCATCCGGGGCAACGTTCTGCAGGCGCTCGGCCGCGTGCAGGACTCCCTGGCCGCGCACCGCGAGGCGCTGGACCTCTACGAGGGGGCGGCCCTGAAGTTCGAAGCGTGCCGGGCACGCATCAATCTCGGCGGGGCGCTCACGGAAGCGGGCGATGCCGAGGCCGCCCGTCGGTGCCTGGACGACGCTCTCCGCGAGGCGGAGTCCTCGGGGTACGATCGGCTGCGGGCCGTGGCGCTGAGTCTCTTCGTGATCCTCGCCTATCTGGCGGGGGACCACGCCGGCGCGGAGGGATACGCGCTGCGCTCCAACGCGATCGCGCGGCCCCGCGAATACCTGCCCATCGTGTTTCGCAACTGCTTCTATCTCTGGAAGATCGCCCAGGCGCGGAACGACGACGCCGGCGTCCGGACCAACGAGCGGACGCTGCGTGCCTACGTGGGCCGAATCGAGGAGCAGATGCCTGAGGTCGAAGCGTTCCGTTCCCACGCGTCGGGAGGTGAGGTATGAACGCCGGATGCCGCGCCATCAGGGGGGCGCTACTCCTGACCTGCGCATTCCTCCTCGTGCTCCTGGCATCGCCGGGAGCCGGGGCCCAGGAGTACGACGTCGCGGCGGGGACCGCGACCGGTGTCCGCGTCGCAACGGCCCGCTTCTCGGCGATCGGCGACGATCCCGACCCGGTCCCGGGGGGCCGGTTCCACTTGAACTTGAACCTCTCGGAGCGGTTCGCCCTGGACGCGATCGCGGCGGTCACGTCCTACGTAGGCGCGGCGTGGCCCGGTGTCCCAGGCGTCGACGCGCTGTCGCTGCTGGCGCAAACGACGGCCGCCGGCGAGAGGACCGTCTCCCGGCTCGACGCGCGCGGGCGCTCGGCGCCCGTGGGCCCAGGGAAGGTCGGGAGGCGTTAGCGGCGGGAGTCCCGCTCAGCCCCTTTCGCGTCGCAGCATCGAGGGGGTCACCGGCCGCTCGAGGATGTCGAAGAAGCGCTTGACGCGGTCCGGGCCCGTGCCGACGTAGGCTCTCACCAGGTCCTCGCCGGCCGTGTACGTGAACTCGTAGGCCCGGTAGGTTCGGGCGAACTCGATCGCCTTCCGGGCGCGGGGCTCGTCCTCGAGGGCGTAGCGCCGGAGGAACGCGAGGACCTCCGCCTCGCTCCTGCCCTCGTCGAGCAGGCTGCGAGCCGCCTCGCCCGTGGCGTACTTCACCGGCTCCATCGCCTTCCGCACCCGCTCCGCCCGTTCGAAATCGAGTCCCGAAAGACCGGCGACGGGCGCGAGGACGTCCCTCTCGAACTCGAGCCTCTCGGTATCGGTCGCGACGATCTCGATTCCGACGTTCGCGGTCCCCTCGGCGATGAGAGAGTTCGGGGAGAACAGCGGGGCCACCTGGAACTCGCGCCACCCCTTCCCCCGCACCAGCCGCTCCTCGAGGAGCGCGTTCATGGTGTGATGGCCCGGGTAGCCTTCGTGGGCCAGCGTGCCGAACAGGGTAGAGACGCCGGTCGGCAAGTCGGTGTTGACCTCGATCAGGCTCGACAGGTTCCCCTGGTACCAGTTGTAGGCGCCCCACGGCTTCCGGGAGACGAACGCGATCCGGAACGACTCGCCGGCGGGAAGCGCGACGAGGGCGGCCGTGCGGCGGCGAAGCTCCGCCAGGCAGGCCTCCGCGACCTTCGGAAGGCGATCCGCGGGAACCGTGAAACCGTCGCGGAACGCCTTCAGGCGGGCCGCGAGGTCTCCTTCCCCAGGCAGGAGCGATTCGAGCACCGCGCGCGCCGATTCGAATTCCTCCGCGCGGCGAACCGGCGGATCGATGTCGTAGAGGAGCCGGGCCTCCTCGGTCAGCGTCATCCGCTCGCCCAGGAGCCGGCGAAGGAACCCCTCGATGGAGACGAGCTGTTTCTCGAGGAACTCCCGGCGATCCGAGGGGACGGCTGCGCGGACACGCGCCAGGAGATCGCGCGTCCGGGAGAGCAGCTCGTGAAGCGGCACGGGGTCGCCCCGATCGGCGTCTTCCTTCCACGCCTTAGGGCCGTAGTAAGCGTCCACGTAGTTCGGATCGTGGCGACCGACCGCGAGCACCAGCCGGACGTAGGCCTCGGCGGTCGCGTCGAGCCCCTCGCCCGGCGAGCTGCCGCCTCCGCAGCCCGCGAGGATCACGCCGGCCGCGGCCGTGAGGAAGAGCAGGTGGCTCGGGCGCATGAGGGACCCCCTCCGGGTTCTCGCTTCTCCGAGCGGATGATATGCCGCCGGCTGCGGGACGGTCCAGGACGGCTCGCTTCCGGCCTTCCAACGCGATCCCCGAGCGTGTACGATCGCCTTAGGCACGGAGGTCGGAGCATGGAAGCACCGTGGGTCCGATTCCGGGACGAGGGGGTCCCGAATTCGATCGAATACCCGAACGAGACGCTCCCCGACCTCCTGGACCGCGCGGCCGAGCGATACGCCGACCACGTCGCCCTGAAGTTCTTCGTGGACGCGAAGCTGCCTTCCTCGACCGTCACCTACCGCCAGCTCCAGGATCGCACCCGCCGCTTCGCGACCGCGCTGTTCCAGCTCGGCGTGAGGAAGGGGGACCGGGTCGCGATCATGCTCCCGAACTGCCCCGAGTTCGTGGTGGCGTTCTTCGGGGCGCTCAGGCTCGGCGCGATCGCGGTCAGTACCAATCCCCTCTACGTGTCCAGGGAGATGCGGGAGCAGTTCGAGGATTCCGGCTCGGAGACCGTGGTCCTGCTGGATCAGTTCTTCCCGAAGCTCCGCGAGATCCAGGCGGCGACCCGGCTACGCCGCGTGATCGTCGCGGACATCGCGGGGACGCTGTCGTGGCCGGTCCGGACGCTGGTGCACCTCGTGCAGCGCAAGCGCGGCGAGTACGTGAGGATCCACCGCCAGTCGGACATCTACCACTTCTCGCGCCTGCTCGCGAAGTACCCCCCGAGTCCCCCGGGGGCCTCGCTTCGGCCGACCGACACGGCGGTCTTCCAGTACACGGGGGGCACCACCGGCATCCCGAAAGCAGCGATGCTGACCCATGGGAACCTCCAGGCGAACACCCTCCAGCTGGAGTCCCTCTTCGTCGGGGTGGAGCCGGGGAAGGAAGTCTTCATGGCGGCCATCCCGT carries:
- a CDS encoding DUF1648 domain-containing protein encodes the protein MKPWVFLATMLIENLLVGGFALLYPRIVRKGLLFGVYVGEARSESEEAEAITRGWNRGIVALLAVCVLLGGILSFATPDPYAAVVPVHLQIVVFLGLYLRAYFRARALAPPGPPPPAVAPLSATPATSALLPALTLAVSVACGAFAVAYTWAHYSELPGTVPTHFGASGEPDAFRPKSVSSVMLLPVLVLVIGTFLGGMSWLTAHAKRVLRRSAEETSLAAQLRFRAAVTRFLCGISLVAVGMLTLISVVSVRVGLGLSLRLPPAVNVLGILVAVYAVGGAIYLALRYGQGGARLEKARADTPLTDGLADNRHWVLGMFYVNRDDPSFLVERRFGIGYTLNFGNWKAVTVVLGFVALVLVLTAVAALVS
- a CDS encoding GntR family transcriptional regulator — protein: MREATITIEWTSDAPVYEQIARQIRARVATRELAPGTPLPPVRTLASDLGVNLNTVARAYRLLEEEGFIRIRSRSGAEVAPPATRAEAPARDRLRAELAEMLSRMRQAGFSPDEIRRLAEREIAALTRARDAEGGDNR
- a CDS encoding tetratricopeptide repeat protein, whose translation is MERQDQDLGNRKFGDYLRRVRESRRLSLDAVEEMSAGFPERVTKSHLSRIENGLAYPTFTRLFALSRIYGVPIASIAERFDLALQNELVPPEGVARTGPETVDDGKKLILSGRYAEALALFSRALDLRRDDAGGDPRPAETLDLRLFYVDCLVHLGRFEFAKSEAEEILSHPSLSDAQRLMALQLFVICCYRLGRYTVAMMALEEAEKRKGSSEVPPKIWADMGSIRGNVLQALGRVQDSLAAHREALDLYEGAALKFEACRARINLGGALTEAGDAEAARRCLDDALREAESSGYDRLRAVALSLFVILAYLAGDHAGAEGYALRSNAIARPREYLPIVFRNCFYLWKIAQARNDDAGVRTNERTLRAYVGRIEEQMPEVEAFRSHASGGEV